From the genome of Excalfactoria chinensis isolate bCotChi1 chromosome 14, bCotChi1.hap2, whole genome shotgun sequence, one region includes:
- the WFIKKN1 gene encoding WAP, Kazal, immunoglobulin, Kunitz and NTR domain-containing protein 1, whose protein sequence is MPRRSFHRPGPRSRPGGRQLGGAEPMRSALLLLLPLLAAAAGLSLQQARMRHLGVCPNQLNPNLWVDAQSTCERECQADQDCEGFEKCCTNVCGLRSCVAARFADGSLLALELSRGPSCESFVCAQQGSDCDIWDGQPVCKCKDRCEKEPNFTCASDGLTYYNKCYMDAEACLRGTRLTTVPCKHIFTWPDTSPVPRETTARPTPGAGPELPVPPALYSDPFHQSVRAGGTVSFRCDVSGRPRPDITWEKQSERAENFIMRPDQMYGNVVVTNIGQLVIYNARHEDAGIYTCTARNAAGLLRADFPLSVLKREPGAAPQPGSPQPGGPQPFPSAECLKEPDRRRCEAAEVRWHFDAKQGSCVTFRYGGCGANRNHFETYEECRAACVGSARPTCLLPMVQGPCQNWEPRWAYNYILKQCHSFVYGGCEGNSNNFDSKETCEDVCPFPKSLQCKACRLKSKMVLSLCRSDFAIVGRLMEIVEDQDSGIARFALEDVLKDEKMGLKFFNIKYLEVTLIDMDWSCPCPNMTAEDGPLIIMGSVHDGMATLDPGSYVRAANDKRVKKIYELMEKKTCDLLNRFQD, encoded by the exons ATGCCTCGCCGGAGTTTCCACCGCCCGGGACCGCGGTCGCGTCCTGGCGGGCGGCAGCTCGGTGGGGCTGAGCCCATGCGCtcggctctgctgctgctgctgcccttgtTAGCGGCCGCCGCCGGGCTGAGCCTACAGCAGGCCAGGATGCGGCACCTGGGGGTGTGCCCCAACCAGCTGAACCCCAACCTGTGGGTGGACGCTCAGAGCACCTGCGAGCGGGAGTGCCAGGCAGACCAG GACTGCGAGGGCTTCGAGAAGTGCTGCACCAACGTGTGCGGGCTGCGCAGCTGCGTGGCGGCGCGCTTTGCGGACGGCAGCCTGCTGGCGCTGGAGCTGAGCCGCGGTCCGTCCTGCGAGAGCTTCGTGTGCGCCCAGCAGGGCTCCGACTGCGACATCTGGGACGGGCAGCCCGTCTGCAAGTGCAAGGACCGCTGCGAGAAGGAGCCCAACTTCACCTGCGCCTCCGACGGCCTCACCTACTACAACAAGTGCTACATGGACGCCGAGGCCTGTCTGCGCGGCACGCGCCTCACCACCGTGCCGTGCAAGCACATCTTCACCTGGCCCGACACCAGCCCGGTGCCGCGCGAGACCACGGCCCGGCCCACGCCGGGAGCGGGCCCCGAGCTGCCGGTACCGCCCGCGCTGTACAGCGACCCCTTCCACCAGTCGGTTCGTGCCGGCGGCACCGTCAGCTTCCGCTGCGACGTGAGCGGCCGCCCGCGGCCCGACATCacctgggagaagcagagcGAGCGGGCCGAGAACTTCATCATGCGGCCGGACCAGATGTACGGCAACGTGGTGGTCACCAACATCGGGCAGCTGGTCATCTACAACGCCCGCCACGAGGACGCCGGCATCTACACCTGCACGGCCCGCAACGCCGCGGGGCTGCTGCGCGCCGACTTCCCGCTGTCGGTGCTGAAGCGCGAACCCGGGGCGGCCCCGCAGCCCGGCAGCCCGCAGCCCGGCGGCCCGCAGCCCTTCCCCAGCGCCGAGTGCCTGAAGGAGCCGGACCGGCGGCGCTGCGAGGCCGCGGAGGTGCGCTGGCACTTCGATGCCAAGCAGGGCTCCTGCGTCACCTTCCGCTACGGCGGCTGCGGAGCCAACAGGAACCACTTCGAGACGTACGAGGAGTGTCGCGCCGCCTGCGTGGGCAGCGCCCGGCccacctgcctgctgcccaTGGTGCAGGGCCCCTGCCAGAACTGGGAGCCGCGCTGGGCTTACAACTACATCCTCAAGCAGTGCCACTCCTTCGTCTACGGCGGCTGCGAGGGCAACAGCAACAACTTCGACAGCAAGGAGACGTGCGAGGACGTGTGCCCCTTCCCCAAGAGCCTGCAGTGCAAGGCCTGCCGCCTGAAGAGCAAGATGGTGCTGAGCCTCTGCCGCAGCGACTTCGCCATCGTGGGGCGGCTGATGGAGATCGTGGAGGACCAGGACTCCGGCATCGCCCGCTTCGCCCTCGAGGACGTCCTCAAGGACGAGAAGATGGGCCTCAAGTTCTTCAATATCAAGTACCTGGAGGTGACGCTGATCGACATGGACTGGAGCTGCCCCTGCCCCAACATGACGGCCGAGGACGGGCCGCTCATCATCATGGGCTCCGTGCACGACGGCATGGCCACGCTGGACCCCGGCAGCTACGTGCGGGCAGCCAACGACAAGAGGGTGAAGAAAATCTACGAGCTGATGGAGAAGAAAACCTGCGACCTCCTCAACCGCTTCCAGGATTAG
- the MCRIP2 gene encoding MAPK regulated corepressor interacting protein 2, producing MYTLTRGPSKLATQRRTGPTQQPVESKVGEPRGRLQPGAWTPASPAPKLIFNRVNGKRPQVLLPHTCVPEENYTAAHEENVRFVYEAWQEVEQQLDGGQRGESTRGPVQYVEKTPNPRLKTFVPIDLEEWWAQQFLAKIENCS from the exons ATGTACACGCTGACGCGCGGCCCCAGCAAGCTGGCCACGCAGCGCCGCACAG GTCCCACGCAGCAGCCGGTGGAGAGCAAGGTGGGCGAGCCGCGGGGCCGGCTGCAGCCCGGAGCCTGGACCCCCGCCAG cccagccccgaAGCTCATCTTCAACAGAGTGAACGGCAAACGGCCGCAGGTGCTGCTGCCACACACTTGTGTGCCCGAGGAGAACTACACGGCCGCGCACGAGGAGAACGTCCGCTTCGTCTATGAAG CCTGGCAGGaggtggagcagcagctggacgGGGGGCAGAGAGGGGAGAGCACCCGTGGGCCTGTGCAGTACGTAGAGAAAACCCCGAACCCCCGGCTGAAAA CCTTTGTTCCCATTGACCTGGAGGAATGGTGGGCGCAGCAATTTCTGGCCAAGATTGAAAACTGCTCCTAA